One window of Deltaproteobacteria bacterium HGW-Deltaproteobacteria-4 genomic DNA carries:
- a CDS encoding alpha-2-macroglobulin, with protein sequence MRKVFAVFCSICLVAMTLSSVSFAGKPVADKTAPITTASPVAGTYTTAQNVTLTRNEAGTTYYTTNGTTPTTSSTVYSAPINIAVTTTLKYFSRDTAGNTETVKTGLYTIGSVPPSGHAGLTWTGYGLCITCHSAQAQAMYQSVHYQWKGSAAEVTTGPATQGKMDATDGSSALNSYCINIQGNWGPCGACHAGTGAKPVATGNPSSAQLASIDCLICHNDTVNAPYSRVRNATTGLFEPAAGLNMNLVAQKANIKPIRKNCLGCHAKAGGGDAVKRGDIALANGTTSDVLYDTHMAMGNGGNIQCQGCHTFTAHRVAGRGSDIRPQDSTVQMSCSTTACHPGKDSITSGHTSYDTNHHVGRVACQTCHLPKYAKNAGDTAATEATEIDRTWQHAEWNASLNRFEPMPTKANDLIPKYAFWNGTTWGNNSFDNAVLDPATGAYKVSRPNGSIADPVGTKLYPFKYKTATQALANGKIVPLSTAKFFATGLYDDAVRDGLVYMGLSSSTPYTTIVTDELQLLNHQIPTYAGNVLACADCHENTTRMNLPAMGYTLKGATSVVCAQCHRAKTPGNYTRIHSHIAKGYDCSLCHNFSRPERGLKMTPN encoded by the coding sequence ATGAGGAAGGTTTTCGCCGTATTTTGCAGTATCTGTTTGGTCGCTATGACCTTGAGCAGCGTCTCGTTTGCAGGTAAACCTGTTGCCGACAAGACTGCACCAATCACCACGGCATCACCCGTTGCCGGCACCTACACCACCGCCCAGAACGTAACGCTGACTCGTAACGAAGCTGGTACCACCTACTACACCACCAACGGCACCACTCCGACCACGTCTTCCACGGTGTACAGCGCACCAATCAACATTGCCGTTACCACCACCTTGAAGTACTTCTCCAGGGATACGGCCGGCAACACTGAAACCGTTAAAACCGGTCTCTACACTATTGGCAGTGTACCCCCATCCGGCCACGCCGGACTTACCTGGACCGGCTATGGCCTCTGTATTACTTGTCACAGTGCCCAGGCCCAGGCCATGTATCAAAGCGTTCACTATCAGTGGAAAGGCTCTGCTGCTGAAGTCACCACCGGCCCCGCAACCCAGGGCAAGATGGACGCCACCGATGGCTCCAGCGCACTGAACTCTTACTGTATCAATATTCAGGGTAACTGGGGTCCTTGTGGCGCCTGCCACGCCGGTACCGGCGCCAAACCGGTCGCTACTGGCAACCCCTCTTCCGCTCAACTGGCCAGCATCGACTGCCTTATCTGTCACAATGACACGGTCAACGCCCCTTACAGCCGCGTTCGTAACGCCACTACCGGCCTCTTTGAGCCGGCTGCCGGCCTCAACATGAACCTCGTCGCCCAGAAAGCCAACATCAAACCGATTCGCAAGAACTGTCTCGGTTGCCACGCCAAAGCCGGCGGCGGCGATGCCGTCAAGCGCGGCGATATAGCCCTGGCCAATGGCACTACCAGCGACGTCCTTTATGACACCCATATGGCTATGGGTAACGGTGGTAATATTCAGTGTCAGGGCTGCCATACCTTTACTGCTCACCGGGTTGCCGGCCGCGGCAGCGATATCCGTCCCCAGGACAGCACCGTCCAGATGAGCTGTTCCACGACCGCCTGTCACCCGGGCAAAGACAGCATCACCAGCGGTCATACAAGCTATGACACCAACCACCATGTCGGTCGTGTGGCCTGCCAGACCTGCCATCTTCCGAAATATGCCAAAAACGCCGGCGACACCGCCGCTACCGAGGCTACGGAAATCGATCGTACCTGGCAGCACGCTGAATGGAACGCCTCCCTCAACCGTTTCGAGCCGATGCCGACCAAGGCTAACGATCTGATCCCCAAATATGCCTTCTGGAATGGCACCACCTGGGGCAACAACAGCTTTGACAATGCGGTTCTTGATCCTGCGACCGGCGCGTACAAGGTCTCCCGCCCGAACGGCTCCATCGCTGATCCGGTCGGCACCAAACTGTATCCGTTCAAGTACAAGACCGCCACCCAGGCATTGGCTAACGGCAAAATCGTTCCCCTCTCCACCGCCAAGTTCTTCGCCACCGGTCTCTATGATGATGCCGTCCGCGATGGTCTTGTCTATATGGGTCTGTCGAGCTCGACCCCCTATACCACCATTGTTACTGATGAGCTGCAGCTGCTGAACCACCAGATTCCGACCTACGCCGGAAATGTGCTGGCCTGCGCTGACTGCCATGAAAACACCACCCGGATGAATCTACCGGCCATGGGATATACGTTGAAAGGCGCCACGTCAGTGGTTTGCGCACAATGCCACAGGGCAAAAACTCCTGGCAACTACACCAGAATTCATTCGCATATCGCAAAAGGCTACGACTGTTCCTTGTGCCACAACTTCTCCAGACCGGAACGCGGCCTGAAGATGACACCAAACTAA